From Streptomyces qinzhouensis, one genomic window encodes:
- a CDS encoding type II secretion system F family protein — MSPDGIGRPVELLAAVSGLVFSALPALSALAARRRERRTRLRADRLLGRERARLRWRPAWRVWARSWGPPLGAFTGGCVLVGGLPGCAMGVVAGCAVHLWRRHRPPGARAEETAAAHRLPLAADLLAACVSAGAGPREAAEAVGESLGGPVGEQLVRTAAELRLGGEPDRAWGTFARIPGAGELARCLSRADATGAPAAEPVARQAERLRAARARAATARARRAQVLVTAPVGLCFLPAFLAVGVAPVAIGLASGLLDRA; from the coding sequence GTGAGCCCGGACGGAATCGGGCGCCCGGTGGAGCTGCTCGCGGCGGTGTCGGGGCTGGTGTTCTCGGCTCTGCCGGCCCTCTCCGCTCTCGCGGCCCGTCGCCGGGAGCGCCGGACCAGGCTGCGCGCCGACCGTCTGCTGGGCCGGGAACGGGCCCGCCTCAGGTGGCGGCCCGCCTGGCGGGTGTGGGCGCGGAGCTGGGGCCCGCCGCTCGGCGCCTTCACCGGAGGCTGTGTCCTCGTCGGCGGTCTGCCCGGCTGTGCCATGGGGGTGGTCGCGGGCTGCGCGGTCCACCTGTGGCGGCGTCACCGGCCGCCCGGTGCCCGGGCGGAGGAGACGGCGGCGGCCCACCGGCTTCCTCTCGCCGCGGACCTCCTGGCCGCCTGCGTATCCGCCGGTGCCGGGCCGCGGGAGGCGGCCGAGGCCGTCGGGGAGTCCCTGGGCGGCCCGGTCGGTGAGCAACTCGTCCGTACCGCCGCCGAACTGCGGCTCGGCGGTGAACCCGACCGGGCGTGGGGCACGTTCGCCCGCATACCGGGAGCCGGGGAACTGGCGCGCTGTCTGAGCCGGGCCGATGCCACGGGCGCCCCCGCGGCGGAGCCGGTCGCCCGGCAGGCGGAGCGCCTCCGGGCCGCCCGGGCCCGGGCCGCGACCGCCCGGGCCCGCCGGGCCCAGGTCCTGGTCACCGCGCCGGTGGGGCTGTGCTTCCTGCCCGCGTTCCTCGCGGTGGGGGTGGCGCCCGTCGCCATCGGCCTGGCATCCGGGCTGCTCGACCGCGCCTGA
- a CDS encoding DUF4244 domain-containing protein — translation MKNDNDNVCAGAGKPGEERPGDAVRQRPRGNRGAGGDRGMATAEYAVGTVAACALAAVLYRIVTGGSVTRGLESLIGEALSAPF, via the coding sequence ATGAAGAACGACAACGACAACGTATGTGCCGGTGCCGGGAAGCCCGGCGAGGAGCGTCCGGGGGACGCAGTGCGGCAACGGCCGCGCGGAAATCGCGGGGCGGGCGGAGACCGGGGGATGGCCACCGCCGAGTACGCGGTGGGAACCGTCGCCGCCTGTGCTCTGGCGGCGGTCCTCTATCGGATCGTCACCGGTGGAAGCGTCACCCGCGGACTGGAATCCCTGATCGGCGAGGCACTCAGTGCGCCGTTCTGA
- a CDS encoding TadE family type IV pilus minor pilin: protein MRRSEPGTGARDRGSVTAEAAVAIPALVALVAAFLWALTAAVAQIRCVDAAYAGARAAARSEPRSVVLEAARAAAPTGARIRVHRAGDFWRVRVESPSPGPGSLALTLSAEAAVRAEETAAGVAGW, encoded by the coding sequence GTGCGCCGTTCTGAGCCGGGTACCGGCGCCCGGGACCGGGGCTCGGTGACGGCGGAGGCCGCGGTGGCGATCCCGGCGCTGGTCGCGCTGGTCGCGGCCTTCCTGTGGGCGCTGACGGCCGCGGTGGCGCAGATCCGCTGTGTGGACGCCGCGTATGCGGGCGCCCGGGCGGCGGCGCGGTCCGAACCCCGGTCGGTGGTCCTGGAAGCGGCCCGGGCGGCGGCTCCCACCGGGGCCCGGATCAGGGTCCATCGCGCGGGCGACTTCTGGCGCGTCCGGGTGGAGTCCCCGTCGCCGGGCCCCGGGAGCCTGGCGCTCACCTTGAGCGCGGAGGCCGCGGTTCGCGCGGAGGAGACCGCGGCGGGGGTGGCCGGGTGGTGA
- a CDS encoding DEAD/DEAH box helicase has protein sequence MAFNHLPATMHDALGPLSVTPVTHSVPMAKNLRPGRPHESGDTRPSPRAILDRLSSGANRAARITHTEHLPPRPGRHAVWPDRIRPEVIDAIQQAGIGHPWVHQAAAAEHALDGESVVIATGTASGKSLAYLAPVLTTLLDGAEAPNGRGATALYLAPTKALAADQCRAVKALAAPLGNRIRPAVYDGDTPVEEREWVRQYAGYVLTNPDMLHRSILPSHPRWSSFLRALRYVVIDECHTYRGVFGSHVAQVLRRLRRICARYGADPVFLLASATAADPAVAAGRLTGVTVHEVADDASPRGELVFALWEPPLTELHGEKGAPVRRTATAETADLLTDLTVQGVRTVAFVRSRRGAELISVISKERLAEVDRSLPRRVAAYRGGYLPEERRALERALHSGELIGLAATTALELGVDVSGLDAVLIAGYPGTRASLWQQAGRAGRGGQGALAVLIARDDPLDTFLVHHPEALFQQPVESTVLDPDNPYVLAPHLCAAAAELPLTEEDLSLFGPSAPGLMPQLEAAKLLRRRASGWHWTRRERAADLTDIRGGGGRPVQIVEEGTGRLLGTVDESAAHTSVHEGAVHLHQGRTYLVRRLDLEDSVALVEEAVPPYSTTARDTTTVSVLDTDTEVPWGDARLCYGSVEVTNQVVSFLRRKLVTGEVLGETKLDLPPRTLRTRAVWWTVTDDQLDAARIIPEQLGGALHAAEHASIGMLPLFATCDRWDIGGVSVPLHPDTLLPTVFVYDGHPGGAGFAERAFHTARAWLTATLEAIASCECDAGCPSCIQSPKCGNGNDPLDKRAAIRLLTQLLASAPEPGFPAP, from the coding sequence ATGGCATTCAATCACTTACCTGCAACCATGCACGACGCCTTGGGACCATTGTCCGTCACGCCAGTGACACACTCGGTGCCGATGGCCAAGAATCTCCGTCCCGGACGACCCCACGAGAGCGGGGACACCCGCCCCTCCCCCCGAGCGATCCTCGACCGCCTCTCCTCGGGGGCGAACCGGGCTGCGCGCATCACTCATACGGAGCATTTGCCCCCGCGGCCGGGCCGTCATGCCGTCTGGCCCGACCGCATCCGGCCTGAAGTGATCGACGCAATCCAGCAGGCCGGGATCGGCCATCCGTGGGTTCATCAGGCGGCCGCCGCCGAACACGCACTCGACGGGGAGTCCGTGGTCATCGCCACCGGAACGGCGTCCGGCAAGTCGCTGGCGTATCTCGCACCCGTCCTCACGACGCTCCTGGACGGCGCCGAAGCCCCCAACGGCCGCGGGGCCACCGCGCTGTATCTCGCCCCGACGAAGGCCCTGGCCGCCGACCAGTGCCGGGCCGTGAAGGCGCTCGCGGCCCCGCTGGGCAATCGGATCCGGCCCGCCGTCTACGACGGTGACACCCCTGTCGAGGAGCGGGAGTGGGTGCGCCAGTACGCCGGCTACGTCCTCACCAACCCGGACATGCTGCACCGGAGCATCCTGCCCTCCCATCCCCGCTGGTCCTCCTTTCTGCGCGCGCTGCGCTACGTCGTCATCGACGAGTGCCACACCTACCGGGGCGTCTTCGGCTCGCACGTCGCCCAGGTGCTGCGGCGGCTGCGCCGGATATGCGCGCGGTACGGCGCCGATCCGGTCTTTCTCCTGGCCTCCGCCACCGCGGCCGACCCGGCCGTGGCCGCCGGACGGCTCACCGGGGTAACCGTCCACGAGGTCGCCGACGACGCCTCGCCCCGCGGTGAGCTGGTCTTCGCCCTCTGGGAACCGCCGCTGACGGAACTGCACGGCGAGAAGGGCGCTCCGGTACGCCGTACCGCGACCGCGGAGACCGCCGACCTCCTCACCGATCTGACCGTGCAGGGGGTCCGCACGGTCGCCTTCGTCCGCTCACGGCGGGGCGCCGAGCTGATCTCCGTGATCAGCAAGGAGCGGCTCGCCGAGGTCGACCGCTCCCTGCCCCGGCGTGTCGCCGCTTACCGGGGCGGCTATCTGCCCGAGGAACGCCGGGCCCTGGAACGCGCCCTGCACTCCGGTGAACTCATCGGCCTCGCCGCCACCACGGCCCTGGAGCTCGGGGTCGACGTCTCCGGTCTGGACGCGGTCCTGATCGCCGGATATCCGGGCACCCGGGCATCGCTGTGGCAGCAGGCGGGCCGGGCCGGACGCGGCGGGCAGGGCGCGCTGGCCGTACTGATCGCCCGGGACGATCCGCTGGACACCTTCCTCGTCCACCATCCCGAGGCGCTCTTCCAACAGCCGGTGGAGTCGACCGTGCTCGACCCCGACAATCCGTACGTCCTCGCGCCCCATCTCTGTGCGGCCGCGGCCGAACTCCCGCTCACCGAAGAGGACCTGAGCCTCTTCGGCCCTTCCGCGCCGGGACTGATGCCGCAGCTGGAGGCGGCGAAGCTGCTGCGGCGCCGGGCATCGGGCTGGCACTGGACCCGGCGCGAGCGCGCCGCCGACCTGACCGATATCCGCGGCGGGGGCGGACGGCCCGTGCAGATCGTCGAGGAGGGCACGGGCCGGCTCCTGGGCACGGTCGACGAATCCGCCGCGCATACCTCCGTTCACGAGGGGGCGGTCCATCTCCACCAGGGCCGGACCTATCTCGTCCGGCGGCTCGACCTGGAGGACTCGGTCGCCCTGGTCGAGGAGGCCGTGCCCCCGTACTCCACCACCGCGCGCGACACCACCACCGTCTCCGTCCTCGACACCGACACCGAGGTGCCCTGGGGCGACGCCCGGCTGTGCTACGGCTCCGTCGAGGTCACGAACCAGGTCGTCTCGTTCCTCCGCCGCAAGCTCGTCACGGGCGAGGTACTCGGCGAGACCAAACTCGACCTGCCGCCGCGTACCCTGCGGACCCGGGCGGTCTGGTGGACCGTCACCGACGACCAGCTCGATGCCGCCCGGATCATCCCCGAGCAGCTCGGCGGCGCGCTGCACGCGGCGGAGCACGCCTCCATCGGCATGCTGCCGCTCTTCGCCACCTGCGACCGCTGGGACATCGGCGGGGTCTCCGTCCCGCTCCATCCCGACACCCTCCTTCCGACGGTCTTCGTCTACGACGGCCACCCGGGCGGCGCGGGCTTCGCGGAACGCGCCTTCCACACCGCCCGCGCCTGGCTGACGGCGACCCTGGAAGCCATCGCGTCCTGCGAGTGCGACGCGGGCTGCCCCTCCTGCATCCAGTCCCCCAAATGCGGCAACGGCAACGACCCCCTCGACAAACGCGCCGCGATCCGCCTCCTCACCCAACTCCTCGCCTCCGCCCCTGAACCCGGTTTCCCCGCGCCGTGA
- a CDS encoding STAS domain-containing protein: MDLSLSTRVVPGPNGDRTVVEVGGEIDVYTAPKLREQLVELVNDGSYHLVVDMEGVDFLDSTGLGVLVGGLKRVRAHEGSLRLVCNQERILKIFRITGLTKVFPIHTTVDEAVAAPD, translated from the coding sequence GTGGACCTGTCCCTGTCGACTCGCGTTGTACCCGGTCCGAACGGCGACCGTACGGTCGTCGAGGTCGGTGGCGAGATTGATGTGTATACCGCGCCCAAGCTGCGCGAGCAGTTGGTCGAGCTGGTGAACGACGGCAGTTATCACCTGGTCGTCGACATGGAAGGTGTGGACTTCCTTGACTCCACCGGACTGGGGGTGTTGGTGGGTGGCCTGAAGCGTGTGCGTGCGCACGAGGGTTCACTGCGCCTGGTCTGTAATCAGGAGCGCATCCTCAAGATTTTCCGGATCACCGGCCTCACCAAGGTGTTCCCGATTCACACCACGGTCGACGAGGCCGTCGCGGCCCCGGACTAG
- a CDS encoding ATP-binding protein yields MTTVELRFSAQPEHVRTARLVAAAVARRAGVDEAVLDEVRLAVGEACSRAVGRHRSHGITSPIKVVLTEEDKTFSIEVGDEVPASGSDGSAGPAGGRAGEASDTGDITADGEDDMGLAVISGLVDDMEVSTTEEGGVIRMSWPKAQVTAQT; encoded by the coding sequence ATGACCACCGTCGAACTTCGATTCAGCGCTCAGCCCGAGCATGTCAGGACCGCCCGGTTGGTGGCCGCTGCCGTGGCGCGCCGGGCCGGGGTCGACGAGGCCGTGCTCGACGAGGTCAGGCTCGCCGTGGGCGAGGCCTGCAGCCGGGCCGTCGGACGGCATCGTTCCCATGGCATCACCTCACCCATCAAGGTCGTGCTGACGGAGGAGGACAAAACCTTCTCCATCGAGGTCGGGGACGAGGTCCCCGCCTCGGGTTCCGACGGCTCCGCGGGTCCGGCCGGCGGCCGGGCCGGCGAGGCCTCGGACACCGGCGACATCACGGCGGACGGTGAGGACGATATGGGCCTCGCGGTGATCAGCGGACTGGTGGACGATATGGAGGTCTCCACCACCGAAGAGGGCGGTGTGATCCGCATGAGCTGGCCGAAAGCCCAGGTCACCGCCCAGACCTGA
- a CDS encoding sodium-translocating pyrophosphatase, which produces MINQSISLSAAVLTDDNRVIVVVIAVVALAALAVARLLVRQVLAADEGTDSMKKIAAAVQEGANAYLARQLRTLGIFAVVVFFLLMLLPADDWSQRAGRSVFFLVGAIFSAATGYIGMRLAVRANVRVAAAAREASPTPGEPQKDLTDVSHKAMKIAFRTGGVVGMITVGLGLLGASCVVLVYAADAPKVLEGFGLGAALIAMFMRVGGGIFTKAADVGADLVGKVEKGIPEDDPRNAATIADNVGDNVGDCAGMAADLFESYAVTLVAALILGKAAFGDAGLAFPLIVPAIGVVTAMIGIFAVAPRRADRSGMTAINRGFFISAVISLGLVAVAVLLYLPSSYADLEGVTDPTIGEHGGDPRVLALVAVTIGIVMAALIQQLTGYFTETSRRPVKDIGKSSLTGPATVILAGISIGLESAVYTALLIGLGVYGAFLLGGASITLALFAVALAGTGLLTTVGVIVAMDTFGPVADNAQGIAEMSGDVEGAGAQVLTELDAVGNTTKAITKGIAIATAVLAAAALFGSYRDAITTAALDVGEKLGDDAPMNLVMDISQPNNLVGLILGAAVVFLFSGLAINAVARSAGAVVYEVRRQFREHPGIMNYTEKPEYGRVVDICTKDALRELATPGLLAVLTPIAVGFSLGVGALGAFLAGAIGTGTLMAVFLANSGGAWDNAKKLVEDGHYGGKGSEAHSATVIGDTVGDPFKDTAGPAINPLLKVMNLVALLIAPAVIQFSYGDDASAPVRALIAGLAILVIVGAVYVSKRRGTVVGDDETGPTEAERNASSPDPAAVS; this is translated from the coding sequence ATGATCAATCAGTCCATCTCCCTCTCGGCCGCGGTGCTCACCGATGACAACCGGGTGATCGTGGTCGTCATCGCCGTGGTCGCCCTGGCCGCGCTCGCCGTCGCCCGGCTGCTGGTGCGCCAGGTGCTGGCGGCCGATGAGGGCACCGACTCCATGAAGAAGATCGCGGCCGCAGTGCAGGAGGGCGCGAACGCCTATCTCGCCCGGCAACTGCGCACCCTCGGCATCTTCGCGGTCGTGGTGTTCTTCCTGCTGATGCTCCTTCCCGCGGACGACTGGTCGCAGCGTGCCGGGCGTTCCGTGTTCTTCCTGGTGGGCGCCATTTTCTCGGCGGCCACCGGTTACATCGGCATGCGGCTCGCGGTGCGGGCGAACGTCCGGGTGGCGGCCGCGGCGCGAGAGGCGAGCCCCACCCCCGGGGAGCCGCAAAAGGATCTGACGGACGTCTCCCACAAGGCCATGAAGATCGCCTTCCGTACGGGCGGCGTGGTCGGAATGATCACCGTGGGTCTCGGTCTGCTCGGCGCCTCCTGTGTCGTTCTCGTCTATGCCGCCGACGCACCCAAAGTGCTGGAGGGCTTCGGCCTCGGCGCCGCGCTGATCGCCATGTTCATGCGAGTCGGCGGCGGTATCTTCACCAAGGCCGCGGATGTCGGCGCCGATCTTGTCGGCAAGGTCGAGAAGGGGATTCCGGAAGACGATCCCCGCAACGCCGCCACCATCGCCGACAACGTGGGCGACAACGTCGGCGACTGCGCGGGCATGGCCGCCGACCTCTTCGAGTCGTACGCCGTGACCCTGGTCGCGGCCCTCATCCTCGGCAAGGCGGCCTTCGGTGACGCCGGACTCGCCTTTCCGCTGATCGTTCCGGCGATCGGCGTGGTAACCGCGATGATCGGCATTTTCGCGGTCGCTCCGCGGCGCGCCGACCGCAGCGGGATGACCGCGATCAACCGCGGCTTCTTCATCTCGGCCGTGATCTCCCTGGGCCTCGTCGCCGTCGCCGTACTGCTCTATCTGCCTTCCTCCTATGCCGACCTCGAAGGTGTCACCGACCCGACCATCGGGGAGCACGGCGGCGATCCCCGGGTCCTCGCCCTGGTCGCCGTCACCATCGGTATCGTCATGGCCGCCCTGATCCAGCAGCTGACCGGCTACTTCACCGAGACCAGCCGCCGCCCGGTCAAGGACATCGGGAAGTCCTCACTGACCGGTCCCGCGACGGTCATCCTCGCGGGGATCTCCATCGGCCTCGAATCCGCCGTCTACACCGCGCTGCTGATCGGTCTCGGTGTCTACGGGGCGTTCCTCCTCGGCGGTGCTTCGATCACTCTCGCGCTCTTCGCGGTGGCGCTCGCGGGCACCGGCCTCCTCACCACCGTCGGTGTCATCGTCGCCATGGACACCTTCGGCCCGGTCGCCGACAACGCCCAGGGCATCGCCGAGATGTCGGGCGATGTCGAGGGCGCGGGCGCGCAGGTGCTCACCGAACTCGACGCGGTCGGCAACACCACCAAGGCCATCACCAAGGGGATCGCCATCGCCACGGCCGTACTGGCGGCGGCGGCGCTCTTCGGCTCGTACCGCGACGCCATCACCACGGCCGCCCTGGACGTCGGCGAGAAACTCGGCGACGACGCTCCGATGAACCTGGTGATGGACATCTCGCAGCCCAATAATCTCGTCGGGCTGATCCTGGGCGCCGCGGTGGTCTTCCTCTTCTCCGGACTCGCCATCAACGCGGTGGCCAGGTCGGCGGGAGCGGTCGTCTACGAGGTGCGGCGGCAGTTCCGGGAGCACCCCGGGATCATGAACTACACCGAGAAGCCGGAGTACGGGCGGGTCGTCGACATCTGCACCAAGGACGCCCTGCGCGAACTCGCCACGCCCGGTCTGCTGGCCGTGCTGACCCCGATCGCGGTCGGCTTCTCCCTCGGAGTGGGGGCGCTCGGCGCGTTCCTGGCGGGCGCGATCGGCACCGGCACGCTGATGGCGGTCTTCCTCGCCAACTCCGGCGGCGCGTGGGACAACGCGAAGAAGCTGGTGGAGGACGGTCACTACGGCGGGAAGGGCAGTGAGGCGCATTCCGCGACCGTGATCGGCGACACCGTCGGCGATCCGTTCAAGGACACCGCGGGCCCCGCGATCAACCCGCTGCTGAAGGTCATGAACCTGGTGGCACTGCTGATCGCCCCCGCCGTGATCCAGTTCAGTTACGGGGACGACGCCAGTGCTCCGGTACGGGCGCTGATCGCCGGCCTCGCGATTCTGGTCATCGTCGGGGCGGTGTATGTGTCGAAGCGCCGCGGAACCGTCGTGGGCGACGACGAAACGGGCCCCACGGAAGCGGAGCGCAATGCTTCGTCTCCGGACCCCGCGGCGGTGTCCTGA
- a CDS encoding small secreted protein, translated as MNKKLAAALSGCAVLVLALSGCSSEEKTNPVDDWAKKYCDQVKTQFKIKAEADQLIAVTAIDGKPADLQAADSKAFQDLANVNKALAAGFRTVGATPVKDDEQLVAAALAEREASAAFYLDLKKQVDALDTADQQEFADGLMVVSEGFAKAEANEKAWNKLRASETGKAMGKFQGCRTVKVKPPAAAGPSPSTAP; from the coding sequence GTGAACAAGAAGCTTGCGGCCGCATTGTCCGGCTGCGCGGTACTGGTACTGGCACTGTCCGGGTGCAGCAGTGAAGAGAAGACCAATCCGGTCGACGACTGGGCCAAGAAGTACTGCGACCAGGTCAAGACCCAGTTCAAGATCAAAGCGGAGGCTGATCAGCTGATCGCCGTGACCGCGATCGACGGCAAGCCGGCCGACCTCCAGGCGGCCGACTCGAAGGCCTTCCAGGACCTTGCGAACGTCAACAAGGCGCTGGCCGCGGGCTTCCGTACCGTGGGTGCCACCCCGGTCAAGGACGATGAGCAGCTCGTCGCCGCGGCGCTTGCCGAACGGGAGGCCAGTGCCGCGTTCTATCTCGACCTGAAGAAGCAGGTCGACGCCCTCGACACCGCCGACCAGCAGGAGTTCGCGGACGGCCTGATGGTCGTCTCCGAGGGCTTCGCCAAGGCGGAGGCGAACGAGAAGGCCTGGAACAAGCTCCGGGCGAGTGAGACGGGCAAGGCGATGGGCAAGTTCCAGGGCTGCCGGACGGTGAAGGTGAAGCCGCCGGCCGCGGCGGGCCCGTCGCCGTCGACCGCCCCCTGA
- a CDS encoding DUF7059 domain-containing protein — protein MSTTGVTPPIPAPDRAPRLRDALIAADFTADGLLERLGATAYAALARSETVPALRATRGDGPLDELVRLFLLQRSAAYERVRDVLPLDLCLSDGWLVRDGDTVRATVDVRPYSGPAGEDWFIVSDLGCAVGGAAGAGGQGEAVVLGVGGASTTLAGITVRTPVATALDLGTGSGIQALHATRHATRVTATDLNPRALAFTRLTLALSGAPGAELLEGSLFEPLPATETYDLIVSNPPFVISPAARLTYRDGGMGGDDLCRTLVQQAGERLNEGGYAQFLANWQHVEGEEWQDRVRAWVPAGCDAWIVQREVQDVTQYAELWLRDSGDHRGDPERYAARYEEWLDEFAAQRTKAVGFGWITLRKSGAERSSVVLEEWAHPVEQPLGETVVAHFARQDYLREHDDAALLADRFTLAAEVVQEQVGPPGAEDPEHLVLRQNRGMRRATRVDTVGAGFAGACDGTLSAGRILDAIAQLLGEDPVLLRDRTPAALRVLVGEGFLEPVGGRRV, from the coding sequence GTGAGTACGACCGGTGTCACCCCGCCCATCCCCGCCCCCGACCGCGCGCCCCGGCTTCGCGACGCGCTCATCGCCGCCGACTTCACCGCCGACGGACTGCTCGAACGGCTGGGGGCCACCGCCTACGCCGCCCTCGCGCGCAGCGAGACCGTCCCCGCGCTGCGGGCGACCCGCGGCGACGGGCCCCTCGACGAACTCGTACGGCTGTTCCTGCTCCAGCGGTCCGCCGCGTACGAGCGGGTACGGGACGTCCTCCCCCTCGACCTGTGCCTGTCCGACGGCTGGCTCGTCCGGGACGGCGACACCGTCCGGGCCACCGTGGACGTACGGCCCTACAGCGGGCCCGCGGGCGAGGACTGGTTCATCGTCTCCGACCTCGGCTGCGCGGTCGGCGGCGCCGCGGGCGCCGGCGGGCAGGGCGAGGCCGTCGTCCTGGGTGTCGGCGGGGCCTCCACGACCCTCGCCGGAATCACCGTACGGACCCCCGTCGCCACCGCACTCGACCTGGGCACCGGCTCCGGCATCCAGGCGCTGCACGCCACCCGCCACGCGACCCGGGTCACCGCCACCGACCTCAACCCGCGTGCCCTCGCCTTCACCCGGCTCACCCTCGCGCTCTCCGGCGCGCCCGGCGCCGAACTGCTGGAGGGGTCCCTCTTCGAGCCGCTCCCGGCCACGGAGACGTACGACCTGATCGTGTCCAACCCGCCGTTCGTGATCTCGCCCGCCGCCCGGCTGACGTACCGCGACGGCGGCATGGGCGGAGACGATCTCTGCCGCACGCTCGTCCAGCAGGCGGGGGAGCGGCTGAACGAGGGCGGGTACGCCCAGTTCCTGGCCAACTGGCAGCACGTCGAGGGCGAGGAGTGGCAGGACCGGGTCCGCGCCTGGGTGCCGGCGGGCTGCGACGCATGGATCGTCCAGCGCGAGGTGCAGGACGTCACGCAGTACGCGGAGCTGTGGCTGCGCGACAGCGGCGATCACCGGGGGGATCCCGAGCGGTATGCGGCGCGGTACGAGGAGTGGCTGGACGAGTTCGCGGCGCAGCGCACCAAGGCGGTCGGCTTCGGCTGGATCACCCTGCGGAAGTCGGGTGCCGAGCGGTCTTCGGTCGTACTGGAGGAGTGGGCGCATCCGGTGGAGCAGCCGCTCGGTGAGACGGTCGTCGCCCATTTCGCCCGGCAGGACTATTTGCGCGAGCACGACGACGCGGCGCTCCTCGCCGACCGTTTCACCCTCGCGGCGGAGGTCGTGCAGGAGCAGGTGGGGCCGCCGGGCGCCGAGGACCCCGAGCATCTGGTGCTGCGGCAGAACCGCGGTATGCGGCGGGCGACCAGGGTGGACACGGTGGGCGCGGGTTTCGCCGGGGCCTGTGACGGGACGCTGAGCGCCGGGCGCATCCTCGACGCCATCGCCCAGCTGCTCGGCGAGGACCCCGTACTGCTGCGGGACCGTACCCCGGCGGCGCTGCGGGTGCTGGTGGGGGAGGGGTTCCTGGAGCCGGTGGGAGGCCGGCGGGTTTAG